Proteins from one Gibbsiella quercinecans genomic window:
- the cspD gene encoding cold shock-like protein CspD → METGTVKWFNNAKGFGFICPEGGGEDIFAHYSTIKMDGYRTLKAGQQVRFDVHQGPKGNHASLIVPLENEAIA, encoded by the coding sequence ATGGAGACGGGTACTGTAAAATGGTTCAACAACGCCAAAGGTTTTGGTTTTATCTGCCCCGAAGGGGGCGGCGAAGATATCTTTGCCCATTACTCAACGATTAAGATGGATGGTTACAGGACGTTGAAGGCGGGCCAGCAGGTCCGGTTTGACGTGCACCAAGGGCCCAAAGGAAACCATGCAAGCCTTATCGTGCCACTGGAAAATGAGGCGATTGCCTAA